In the genome of Desulfovibrio desulfuricans, one region contains:
- a CDS encoding TetR/AcrR family transcriptional regulator produces the protein MNKNKKEALLQAAKDLFGECGYVETTFKKISDKAGVALGLLTHHYGNKEKLFLASGLDVLERFLVKLRAATAEATCGYDGVMRFCKAYLDFSIDKDSNLLVLVRCSPYSDMKTKTDRDIMDSMFSQVHSELERVMAKGVEDGSIKKLDSTSTSQVIISLMVGSNRTRVLTPYAVPTLYEDVLEFISRSIKA, from the coding sequence ATGAACAAAAACAAGAAAGAAGCGTTGCTGCAGGCCGCCAAAGACCTTTTTGGCGAATGCGGGTATGTGGAAACCACCTTCAAGAAAATCTCTGACAAAGCCGGCGTTGCCCTTGGTCTGCTTACGCACCATTATGGCAACAAGGAAAAACTGTTTCTCGCTTCCGGGCTGGATGTTCTTGAACGCTTTCTTGTAAAGCTGCGCGCCGCCACGGCCGAGGCCACATGCGGTTATGACGGCGTAATGCGTTTTTGCAAGGCATACCTCGATTTTTCTATCGACAAGGATTCCAACTTGTTGGTGCTTGTGCGCTGCTCGCCCTACAGCGACATGAAGACCAAGACCGACCGCGACATCATGGATTCCATGTTTTCGCAGGTGCACAGCGAGCTTGAGCGCGTCATGGCCAAGGGCGTGGAAGACGGCAGCATTAAAAAGCTGGACAGCACGAGCACCTCGCAGGTGATCATCTCGTTGATGGTCGGTTCAAACCGTACCCGCGTGCTTACCCCCTATGCCGTGCCCACCCTTTATGAAGACGTGCTTGAGTTTATTTCGCGTTCCATCAAGGCATAG
- a CDS encoding S1 family peptidase: MNENQQSAPPENTPKAPEAGSAVAAGVIALPWYRRPLFWGVALFLGLLLLAAWLFWKEWQEAEASKAAVAAQTEQWREHNAALESFMQQLRALLTKDPCEVKQGLGLMTPPAGVMWPPLAAGATGADRQGAGPVDAPAAPAQDNAAGKTQTPPAPVQKQTPRNVSELMEQATVLVLALREEGLSMGSGFFVAPGYVVTNAHVVGNAAKAVVINKAIGRPLAAVVRLVTHDNGQDFAVLGVDGASGIVPLKLAASVSRTEHVSAWGFPGAVTNDDPKFAALLKGDEAAAPEVVYTEGVVSVILERTPPLIVHTATVSQGNSGGPLVNDKGDVVGINTFIKLDDASYRQSSLAIVSSSLSAFLRGAGVPITMAKASDAAGGKP, from the coding sequence ATGAACGAAAATCAACAATCCGCACCGCCTGAAAACACGCCCAAGGCCCCAGAGGCCGGATCCGCCGTTGCTGCAGGCGTAATCGCCCTGCCCTGGTACCGCCGACCGCTGTTCTGGGGTGTTGCGCTGTTTCTGGGGCTTTTGCTGCTTGCAGCATGGCTGTTCTGGAAAGAATGGCAGGAGGCCGAAGCCTCAAAGGCGGCAGTGGCCGCACAGACGGAACAGTGGCGCGAGCACAACGCGGCGCTGGAGTCGTTCATGCAGCAGCTGCGCGCCCTGCTGACCAAGGACCCCTGCGAGGTCAAGCAGGGACTGGGCCTCATGACCCCGCCTGCCGGGGTAATGTGGCCGCCGCTGGCGGCGGGCGCAACCGGCGCTGACAGGCAGGGGGCCGGGCCGGTCGACGCCCCGGCGGCTCCTGCGCAGGACAATGCGGCTGGCAAAACGCAGACGCCCCCTGCCCCGGTGCAAAAGCAGACTCCCCGCAATGTTTCCGAGCTGATGGAGCAGGCGACAGTGCTTGTGCTGGCCCTGCGTGAAGAAGGCCTTTCCATGGGTTCCGGCTTTTTTGTGGCTCCCGGTTACGTGGTCACCAATGCCCATGTGGTGGGCAATGCCGCCAAGGCCGTGGTGATCAACAAGGCCATCGGCAGGCCGCTTGCCGCCGTCGTGCGTCTGGTCACTCACGATAACGGGCAGGACTTTGCCGTGCTGGGCGTTGACGGGGCCTCGGGCATTGTGCCGCTCAAGCTGGCGGCGAGCGTAAGCCGTACCGAGCATGTGAGCGCTTGGGGCTTTCCCGGTGCCGTGACCAACGATGATCCCAAGTTTGCCGCCCTGCTCAAGGGCGACGAGGCGGCCGCCCCCGAAGTGGTGTACACCGAGGGTGTGGTGAGCGTCATACTTGAGCGCACTCCCCCTCTCATTGTGCATACGGCCACAGTTTCGCAGGGCAACAGCGGCGGACCGCTGGTCAACGACAAGGGCGACGTGGTGGGCATCAATACCTTTATCAAACTGGACGACGCGTCGTACCGCCAGTCGAGCCTTGCCATCGTAAGCTCCAGCCTGTCGGCTTTTTTGCGCGGGGCGGGTGTTCCCATTACCATGGCCAAGGCCAGTGACGCAGCCGGAGGCAAGCCATGA
- a CDS encoding SrfA family protein — MSTRIAVSLRGQMRALASQGIFATDCYEQLKSILLQKFGPEHAALLAEPQHNAEGNSVDWYAEGNGPAVPLSDLAEPEAQALRARAGALAADIAGLANDLTVDAQARQAISGQLLRLALQHPTDEDIWSVDGKPVLINWGFAPGSVGAQPQDLTRLGGVLPPPPPPAPVPAAVPVAAPPRSGCLPWLLPLLLLLLLLWLLGAALGLLPSPLPAGCMPVDRAALEAEKQKSAANEDQLALLWRQLQEKAALCKPVTPPVTPPVAPKVEPKVEEPKQPDPEVVEPFLGETPVEPPKVAEAPKPKPQPKPKPEPVQPPKEEPKQVEPPKPAPKKNDNLAIPEDAAKKNDLSFLEGCWTSETGLYSHPSNEPIIAEYCFDKSGRGRRLVRERNGQVCSGSASARFQGNQLQFDSSQARCPRGGTYVPQKVECNGQENTTQCKGRELGGANLRWDARFKRK; from the coding sequence ATGAGCACCCGCATTGCCGTTAGTTTGCGCGGCCAGATGCGCGCGCTTGCCAGCCAGGGCATCTTTGCCACCGATTGTTATGAACAGCTTAAATCCATACTGCTGCAAAAGTTTGGGCCGGAGCATGCGGCCCTGCTGGCCGAGCCGCAGCACAACGCCGAGGGCAACAGCGTTGACTGGTACGCCGAGGGCAACGGCCCAGCCGTACCGCTAAGCGATCTTGCGGAACCTGAGGCGCAGGCCCTGCGCGCCCGCGCTGGGGCGCTGGCTGCGGATATTGCCGGTCTTGCAAATGACCTGACAGTGGATGCGCAGGCGCGCCAGGCCATTTCGGGCCAATTGCTGCGTCTTGCGTTGCAGCACCCGACGGACGAAGATATCTGGTCTGTGGACGGCAAGCCTGTGCTGATCAACTGGGGGTTTGCCCCTGGCAGCGTGGGCGCTCAGCCGCAGGATCTCACCCGGCTTGGCGGAGTACTGCCGCCGCCCCCTCCGCCAGCACCCGTACCCGCTGCCGTGCCTGTCGCTGCGCCGCCGCGCAGCGGTTGCCTGCCGTGGCTGCTGCCGCTGCTGCTTTTGCTGCTGTTGCTCTGGCTGCTGGGCGCTGCCCTTGGGCTGTTGCCCTCGCCCCTGCCTGCCGGCTGCATGCCCGTTGACCGGGCTGCCCTGGAGGCCGAAAAACAAAAATCAGCCGCCAATGAAGACCAGCTGGCCTTGCTGTGGCGTCAGCTGCAGGAGAAGGCCGCGCTCTGCAAACCGGTGACCCCGCCGGTTACGCCCCCTGTGGCCCCCAAGGTTGAACCCAAGGTGGAAGAACCCAAGCAGCCCGACCCCGAAGTGGTCGAGCCCTTCCTTGGTGAAACCCCGGTTGAACCGCCCAAGGTGGCCGAAGCCCCCAAACCGAAGCCGCAGCCCAAACCCAAGCCGGAACCGGTGCAGCCGCCCAAAGAAGAACCCAAGCAGGTAGAACCGCCCAAGCCCGCGCCCAAAAAGAATGACAACCTTGCCATTCCTGAAGACGCGGCCAAAAAGAACGACCTGAGTTTTCTTGAAGGCTGCTGGACCAGCGAGACCGGCCTGTATTCGCACCCCTCCAACGAGCCTATCATTGCAGAGTATTGCTTTGACAAGAGCGGCCGTGGCCGCCGCCTGGTGCGCGAACGCAACGGGCAGGTGTGCAGCGGCTCCGCCTCGGCGCGTTTTCAGGGCAATCAGCTGCAGTTTGATTCCAGCCAGGCACGCTGCCCGCGCGGCGGAACCTATGTTCCGCAAAAAGTCGAGTGCAACGGCCAGGAAAACACCACCCAGTGCAAGGGCAGAGAGCTTGGCGGGGCCAATCTCAGGTGGGACGCCCGCTTTAAAAGGAAATAA
- a CDS encoding virulence factor SrfB, giving the protein MDVIPRYLSPVSIIPGGCPQFLDFAMPEEAVKRLRRYFREEKKKETDEQTRYTHYLRCLTETENGFIDQLSGLPCDEDYSVEARRALDAWEGHWLPIPFLRTLDQPWPDGGKRFECGPSNWARARVMRSERHPGQLRVVLMFDTNVEDRPAEGEQYHALSPQDVTAHGHFMLAHLVRDNSWFLNAAWVDEWLYGLYDGWKQSQHRGRGAWHDGYPYVLEHLAYYLTWLDVVRLALNDLAAQVINPDRDTPVDVDLVLDIGNSRTTGILVETLPQRITNLNDSYLLELRDLSQPEHIYSDPFETRVEFVDAAFGNDALSRRSGRQTPAFAWPSAVRIGPEAARLATQAVCAEGTTGMSSPKRYLWDERPWQQSWRYNTGGKSEPMVSRGLFPRQLNPQGTPLSCFDDPMFKKSPALQKQQAEPIFESLFTRSSLMLFMLGEILTQALVTINSPATRARRELPNLPRRLRRLIFTVPTAMPVAEKRIFRRWVTWAVRVVWDALGWSQWYSPRQQNRAVTGDYRLSPQVRCDWDEASCSQLVLLYNELAVKQHGDAHHLFRLMGKPREACDRHPCIRMASIDIGGGTTDLSITTFELASGEGDTARIKPHTEFRDGFNIAGDEVLREVVANHVIPAIGQALAREGLAEPRSLLGQLFGRDSIGMSQEDRNTRVRLVRQIAVPVALGLLGTCENPDLRGANFNCALRDFFEPDPLADAAAAEAAAEPVREAAAGFSPVALAPRPQPATLRDVAGMVRRSAAFIQNFNILDVPIAVNQAAVEETIRSTLGSTLSALCEVVHMYDCDVLLLTGRPSSWNGVIATVLAKLPVPPDRIIPMRRYHAGSWYPFADAQGRITDPKTTVVVGAILCALADGHLEGFSFDSGALKLTSTARYIGEMDINSQLKRPKVWFTVDVESKDGTDKTRQVAFSGPLSIGYRQLDAERWPTTRYHLLTFATEEARSRASGRLPYKVEVSLSVADALDEDDIRSETDKDKRSEGEFRIDSIVDYQDRSVDRRDLEIRLQTLKLDEGYWLDTGIVTDAG; this is encoded by the coding sequence ATGGATGTCATACCCCGTTACCTTTCGCCGGTCAGCATCATCCCTGGCGGCTGCCCGCAGTTTCTTGACTTCGCCATGCCTGAAGAGGCCGTTAAGCGGCTCAGGCGGTATTTTCGTGAAGAAAAGAAAAAAGAAACCGACGAGCAGACGCGCTATACCCACTATCTGCGCTGCCTGACTGAAACGGAAAACGGCTTTATCGACCAGCTGAGCGGCCTGCCCTGCGACGAAGACTACAGCGTTGAGGCCCGGCGCGCGCTCGACGCATGGGAAGGCCACTGGCTGCCCATCCCCTTTTTGCGCACGCTCGACCAGCCCTGGCCCGACGGTGGCAAACGCTTTGAATGCGGCCCCTCCAACTGGGCGCGGGCGCGGGTTATGCGCTCTGAGCGTCACCCTGGCCAGCTGCGGGTGGTGCTGATGTTTGACACCAACGTGGAGGACCGCCCCGCCGAGGGCGAGCAGTACCACGCGCTATCACCGCAGGATGTGACAGCCCACGGGCACTTCATGCTTGCGCACCTCGTGCGCGACAATTCGTGGTTTCTCAATGCCGCCTGGGTGGACGAGTGGCTCTACGGCCTGTACGACGGCTGGAAACAGTCGCAGCACCGAGGGCGCGGCGCGTGGCACGACGGCTACCCCTATGTGCTTGAGCATCTGGCCTACTACCTCACATGGCTTGACGTGGTGCGCCTTGCGCTCAACGACCTTGCCGCCCAGGTCATCAACCCGGACCGGGACACCCCTGTGGACGTCGATCTGGTGCTCGACATCGGCAATTCGCGCACTACGGGCATCCTGGTTGAAACCCTGCCCCAGCGCATCACCAACCTCAACGACAGCTATCTGCTTGAGCTGCGCGACCTGAGCCAGCCGGAGCACATCTATTCCGACCCCTTTGAGACGCGTGTGGAGTTTGTGGACGCCGCCTTTGGCAACGATGCGCTCTCGCGCCGCTCTGGTCGGCAAACGCCTGCCTTTGCCTGGCCCTCGGCCGTGCGTATCGGGCCTGAGGCGGCCCGCCTTGCCACCCAGGCCGTGTGCGCCGAGGGTACAACCGGCATGTCCAGCCCCAAGCGCTACCTGTGGGACGAGCGCCCCTGGCAGCAAAGCTGGCGGTACAATACCGGCGGCAAGTCCGAGCCCATGGTCAGCCGGGGGCTGTTTCCGCGTCAGCTCAACCCGCAGGGCACGCCGCTTTCGTGCTTTGACGACCCCATGTTCAAAAAAAGCCCGGCCCTGCAAAAGCAACAGGCCGAACCCATTTTTGAATCGCTGTTCACACGCTCGTCGCTCATGCTCTTTATGCTGGGTGAAATACTGACCCAGGCGCTTGTAACCATCAATTCGCCCGCCACCCGCGCCCGGCGTGAGCTGCCCAACCTGCCCCGCAGGCTCAGGCGGCTTATCTTTACCGTGCCTACGGCCATGCCGGTGGCGGAGAAGCGCATCTTTCGCCGCTGGGTTACCTGGGCCGTGCGCGTGGTGTGGGATGCCCTGGGCTGGAGCCAGTGGTACTCGCCCCGCCAGCAAAACCGGGCCGTCACGGGCGACTACCGCCTGAGCCCGCAGGTGCGCTGCGACTGGGACGAAGCCAGCTGCTCGCAGCTTGTGCTGCTGTACAACGAGCTGGCCGTCAAACAGCACGGCGACGCCCATCATCTCTTCCGCCTGATGGGCAAACCGCGCGAGGCCTGCGACAGGCATCCCTGCATCCGCATGGCTTCCATCGACATCGGCGGGGGCACTACCGACCTTTCCATCACCACCTTCGAGCTTGCCAGCGGCGAGGGCGATACCGCCCGCATCAAGCCGCATACGGAGTTCCGCGACGGCTTCAATATTGCGGGCGACGAGGTGCTGCGCGAGGTTGTGGCCAACCACGTTATTCCGGCCATTGGCCAGGCGCTGGCCCGCGAGGGTCTTGCCGAGCCTCGCTCGCTGCTGGGGCAGCTTTTTGGGCGCGATTCCATAGGCATGTCGCAGGAGGACCGCAACACCCGCGTGCGGCTTGTGCGGCAGATTGCCGTGCCCGTGGCGCTGGGCCTGCTGGGCACCTGCGAAAACCCCGACCTGCGCGGCGCAAACTTCAACTGCGCCCTGCGCGATTTTTTTGAACCCGACCCCCTGGCCGACGCGGCAGCAGCCGAGGCAGCCGCAGAACCCGTGCGGGAGGCCGCCGCAGGCTTCAGCCCCGTAGCGCTGGCCCCGCGTCCGCAACCGGCCACCCTGCGCGATGTGGCAGGCATGGTGCGGCGCTCGGCTGCATTCATCCAGAACTTTAACATTCTGGATGTGCCCATTGCGGTCAACCAGGCTGCAGTGGAAGAAACCATTCGCAGCACGCTCGGGTCAACGCTTTCCGCCCTATGCGAAGTGGTGCACATGTACGACTGCGACGTGCTGCTGCTCACCGGGCGGCCCAGCTCGTGGAACGGCGTCATCGCCACCGTGCTTGCCAAGCTGCCCGTGCCGCCTGACAGAATCATCCCCATGCGGCGCTACCATGCCGGGTCGTGGTACCCCTTTGCCGACGCGCAGGGGCGCATTACCGACCCCAAAACCACGGTTGTGGTGGGGGCCATCCTGTGCGCCCTGGCCGACGGGCATCTGGAAGGGTTTTCTTTCGATTCCGGCGCGCTCAAGCTGACATCCACCGCCCGTTACATCGGCGAGATGGACATCAACAGCCAGCTTAAACGCCCCAAGGTCTGGTTTACCGTAGATGTTGAAAGCAAGGACGGCACGGATAAGACACGCCAGGTGGCCTTTAGCGGGCCGCTGTCCATCGGGTACCGGCAGCTGGATGCCGAGCGCTGGCCCACAACCCGCTATCATCTGCTGACATTCGCCACTGAGGAGGCCCGCTCGCGCGCATCGGGCCGTCTTCCCTACAAGGTCGAGGTAAGCCTGAGTGTTGCCGATGCCCTGGACGAGGACGATATCCGCAGCGAGACGGACAAGGACAAACGCAGCGAGGGCGAGTTCCGCATTGATTCCATTGTGGATTACCAGGACCGCAGCGTTGACAGGCGCGATCTCGAAATTCGCCTGCAGACCCTGAAACTGGATGAAGGTTACTGGCTGGATACGGGCATTGTCACCGACGCCGGATAA
- a CDS encoding virulence factor SrfC family protein, with the protein MQQDMDLARRCRELADTSRSAGAWLQDNAELVGNERAALQKDLRHAARFFGKCEQAARRKMCVGVFGPSQSGKSYLISALASDANKVLLADFCGQTFNFIKDINPEGGKESTGLVTRFTTTPPEGVSEAYPIRLRLLSETDVARVLANTYYADCDHKDAPNAEALAKELERLEGRAQSGPVPGGLTVDDVEELRDYVNKNFISRPRVQMLQNGYWVRAMELAPRLELEDRAHLVGLIWDSVPEFTAVYEQLGSALRQLGNPAEASCAIDALIPRSNSIIDVARLQGLNEPPSDMLTIVGVQGRKADLPRALVTALTAEITIYMREKPDDFFDHTDLLDFPGYRARYKFSDLRAALDSRKDMLKELFLRGKVAYLFERYREEKELTSMLLCIGPSTQEVQDLPQAVYEWICSTHGETPEMRASKAPALFFVLTKMDMEFEKKAGSPSVETRWTTRLESSLVNFFGQVHDWPQNWDGVHPFNNVFLLRNPNFLCEAIFDYDGRSETGVRQEQQTFVEEVHQSFLHSPLVQKHVANPERAWQAAMTLNDGGVSLLRQCLRPLCNPELKRQQISGSLTEKCDRVRTGLAPFYRSDDREELRRQKEQLSRLLVSQMARVAEKQLFGEFLRRLQVRDFDLYEICLNARQTPDDGQTAAPAQVVGARVSASDILGDIFGDDAPAAPASSDAQDDQARDSAQVFAGLVMDHWTERLRDLCNDAEVRNLMGLPAKDLDQFCHELAQAAARCKLRENLEAELRRTSAFSNMARERLMWKQVSLAADAVNAFVDWWSFDPRFKDQAQRTVMFGGKSVPLFNPPQEIKGEPRIGEEESPYDRLWYTDWLRAMAYSVMANVDFDGQQSVNPEQNNRLREILQAFKG; encoded by the coding sequence ATGCAGCAGGATATGGATCTCGCGCGGCGATGCCGCGAACTGGCCGATACGTCGCGCTCCGCAGGGGCGTGGCTTCAGGACAATGCCGAGCTTGTCGGCAACGAGCGCGCAGCCCTGCAAAAGGATCTGCGCCACGCGGCCCGCTTTTTTGGCAAGTGCGAGCAGGCGGCCCGCCGCAAGATGTGCGTGGGCGTCTTTGGCCCCAGCCAGTCGGGCAAGTCCTATCTGATTTCGGCCCTTGCCAGCGATGCCAACAAGGTGCTTCTGGCCGATTTTTGCGGCCAGACATTCAATTTTATCAAGGATATCAATCCAGAAGGCGGCAAGGAATCCACGGGGCTTGTCACCCGCTTTACCACCACGCCGCCCGAGGGCGTCAGCGAAGCCTACCCCATCCGCCTGCGCCTGCTGTCCGAGACAGACGTGGCCCGCGTGCTTGCCAACACCTATTACGCGGACTGCGACCACAAGGACGCCCCCAACGCCGAGGCCCTTGCCAAAGAGCTTGAGCGTCTGGAAGGCCGCGCCCAGTCCGGGCCAGTCCCCGGCGGCCTGACTGTGGATGATGTGGAAGAACTGCGCGATTATGTTAATAAAAACTTTATCTCGCGCCCACGGGTGCAGATGCTTCAGAACGGCTACTGGGTGCGGGCCATGGAGCTTGCGCCCAGACTTGAGCTTGAGGACCGCGCGCACCTTGTGGGCCTGATCTGGGACAGCGTGCCCGAATTTACGGCTGTGTACGAGCAGCTTGGCTCCGCCCTGCGTCAGCTGGGCAACCCCGCAGAGGCCAGCTGCGCCATTGACGCCCTCATCCCGCGCAGCAACAGCATTATTGATGTGGCCCGGCTGCAGGGCCTCAACGAGCCGCCCTCCGACATGCTGACCATTGTGGGCGTTCAGGGCCGCAAGGCTGATCTGCCACGTGCGCTTGTTACGGCGCTTACGGCCGAAATAACCATTTATATGCGGGAAAAGCCGGACGATTTTTTTGACCACACCGACCTGCTCGATTTTCCCGGTTACCGCGCACGGTACAAGTTCAGTGATTTGCGCGCCGCCCTGGACAGCCGCAAGGACATGCTCAAGGAACTTTTTTTGCGCGGCAAGGTGGCCTATCTTTTTGAGCGCTACCGCGAGGAAAAAGAACTCACCAGCATGCTGCTGTGCATCGGCCCCAGCACGCAGGAGGTGCAGGACCTGCCGCAGGCCGTGTACGAATGGATATGCTCCACCCACGGCGAGACGCCCGAGATGCGCGCCAGCAAAGCGCCTGCGCTCTTTTTTGTGCTGACCAAGATGGATATGGAGTTTGAAAAAAAGGCCGGTTCGCCCTCTGTGGAAACGCGCTGGACAACGCGTCTTGAGTCCTCGCTGGTCAACTTTTTTGGCCAGGTGCACGACTGGCCGCAAAACTGGGACGGCGTGCATCCCTTCAACAACGTTTTTTTGCTGCGCAACCCCAACTTTTTGTGCGAAGCTATTTTTGACTACGACGGTAGAAGCGAAACCGGCGTTCGGCAGGAGCAGCAAACCTTTGTGGAAGAGGTGCACCAGTCGTTTTTGCATTCCCCCCTGGTGCAAAAGCACGTGGCCAATCCCGAACGGGCCTGGCAGGCTGCCATGACCCTCAACGACGGCGGCGTGAGCCTGCTGCGCCAATGCCTGCGCCCCCTCTGCAATCCAGAGCTCAAACGGCAGCAGATCAGCGGCAGCCTTACAGAAAAATGCGACCGCGTGCGCACAGGCCTTGCGCCCTTTTACCGCAGCGACGACAGGGAAGAACTGCGCAGGCAAAAGGAACAGCTCTCGCGCCTGCTGGTTTCGCAAATGGCCAGAGTTGCGGAAAAACAGCTGTTTGGCGAGTTTTTGCGCAGGCTGCAGGTGCGCGACTTTGACCTGTACGAAATCTGCCTCAATGCCCGCCAGACCCCGGACGACGGTCAGACGGCAGCGCCAGCGCAGGTTGTGGGCGCGCGCGTGTCGGCAAGCGACATTCTGGGCGATATTTTTGGCGACGACGCGCCAGCGGCTCCGGCCAGCAGCGACGCGCAGGATGATCAGGCCAGGGACAGCGCTCAGGTTTTTGCCGGGCTTGTCATGGACCACTGGACAGAACGCCTGCGCGACCTCTGCAACGACGCCGAAGTCAGAAACCTGATGGGCCTGCCCGCCAAAGATCTTGACCAGTTTTGTCATGAACTTGCGCAAGCGGCGGCACGCTGCAAGCTGCGCGAAAATCTGGAAGCCGAGCTGCGCCGTACCTCGGCATTCAGCAACATGGCCCGCGAAAGGCTGATGTGGAAGCAGGTCAGCCTTGCGGCAGACGCCGTCAACGCTTTTGTCGACTGGTGGAGCTTTGACCCCCGCTTTAAGGATCAGGCGCAACGCACCGTGATGTTTGGCGGCAAAAGCGTGCCCCTGTTCAACCCGCCGCAGGAAATAAAGGGCGAGCCGCGCATTGGCGAGGAGGAATCTCCTTATGACCGTCTGTGGTATACCGACTGGCTGCGCGCCATGGCCTACAGCGTGATGGCCAATGTGGATTTTGACGGCCAGCAGAGCGTCAACCCCGAACAGAACAACCGCCTGCGCGAAATTTTGCAGGCATTTAAAGGATAG
- a CDS encoding sel1 repeat family protein: protein MRASISADTGRGPGNGIIEIFDAGDVTDPSFTLLRASDGKCLGPRGWQESESPLAPEAWDNDGGSLRLAVGSAVVDEVDNLDAYRISLRGVGSCALSVKSLVYSHIAGGDGMGAATAAPAPQPEPQPTAPQPEPEPVLESPEPPLAFDVPSQPSPQEAPLEMASGHEGKSGGKAGIVILLVLLALAAGVAAWWFLLREPEKAPLPTPPAQSQDADKPHTTEQAQPKPADAAAQQGADAAKPQLSPLASAREQLRGQALPDVSLAMAKPMRKADATPEESDAAFLLLEDAAQKGDAEAMYLVGQFYDPAGTLPRGSIPADLTQTKRWYDQAAQKGQPDAKAALEKLKEHARALDAKGDAEAHSLLQNWQ from the coding sequence ATGCGTGCCAGCATTTCAGCCGATACGGGGCGCGGCCCCGGCAACGGCATCATCGAGATTTTTGACGCGGGCGATGTGACAGACCCCAGTTTTACCCTGCTGCGCGCCTCTGACGGCAAGTGTCTTGGCCCTCGCGGCTGGCAGGAGAGCGAATCGCCCCTGGCCCCCGAAGCATGGGACAACGACGGCGGCAGCCTGCGTCTGGCCGTGGGGTCTGCCGTGGTGGACGAGGTGGACAACCTCGACGCCTACCGCATCAGCCTGCGGGGCGTGGGCAGTTGCGCTCTGTCTGTCAAATCGCTCGTTTATTCGCACATTGCGGGTGGAGACGGCATGGGCGCTGCAACCGCTGCGCCCGCCCCCCAGCCTGAGCCTCAGCCAACAGCACCGCAGCCTGAGCCGGAACCTGTGCTCGAATCCCCAGAGCCGCCTTTGGCCTTTGACGTGCCGTCTCAGCCCTCCCCCCAGGAGGCTCCGCTCGAGATGGCCAGCGGGCATGAGGGCAAATCCGGCGGCAAGGCGGGGATCGTAATCTTGCTTGTTCTTCTGGCCCTGGCCGCTGGCGTGGCTGCATGGTGGTTTTTGCTGCGTGAACCGGAAAAAGCCCCCCTGCCCACCCCGCCCGCGCAAAGCCAGGATGCGGACAAACCGCACACGACGGAGCAGGCGCAGCCCAAACCTGCGGATGCCGCCGCTCAGCAGGGCGCGGACGCAGCCAAACCCCAGCTCTCGCCGCTGGCATCCGCTCGCGAGCAGCTGCGTGGTCAGGCTTTGCCCGATGTGAGCCTGGCCATGGCCAAGCCCATGCGCAAGGCCGACGCCACGCCAGAAGAGAGCGACGCGGCATTTCTGCTGCTGGAAGACGCAGCGCAAAAGGGCGACGCCGAAGCCATGTACCTTGTGGGCCAGTTTTACGACCCTGCCGGTACGTTGCCGCGCGGCAGCATCCCCGCCGACCTTACCCAGACCAAGCGCTGGTATGATCAGGCGGCGCAAAAGGGGCAGCCCGACGCCAAGGCCGCTCTTGAAAAGCTGAAGGAGCACGCCCGCGCGCTGGATGCCAAGGGCGACGCGGAAGCGCATTCCCTGCTGCAAAACTGGCAGTAG